The following are from one region of the Populus trichocarpa isolate Nisqually-1 chromosome 8, P.trichocarpa_v4.1, whole genome shotgun sequence genome:
- the LOC7486848 gene encoding ACT domain-containing protein ACR11 isoform X1, whose product MAVSLAFANLRFHFSNVKVVENPLCFGLAPTQLPFLCKERRRLSSSRTIIIVQASSAPTVEDGSQNETDAIPTPKVIIDQDSDPDATVVEITFGDRLGALLDTMNALKNLGLNVVKANVFLDSSGKHNTFAITKSSTGRKVDDPELLEAIRLTIINNLLQYHPESSSQLAMGIAFGVEQPKQVDVDIATHIKVKDDGPDRSLFLVETADRPGLLVDLVKNITDINISVESGEFDTEGLLAKAKFHVSYKGKAISKPLQLVLGNSLRYFLRRPMTEEASF is encoded by the exons ATGGCTGTGTCCTTGGCTTTTGCTAATCTTCGATTTCACTTTAGTAATGTTAAAGTGGTTGAAAATCCCTTGTGTTTTGGCTTGGCTCCTACACAGCTTCCTTTTTTATGCAAGGAACGAAGAAG ATTGTCATCTTCCAGGACAATAATTATTGTGCAAGCTTCATCGGCTCCAACCGTTGAG GATGGAAGTCAAAATGAGACTGATGCAATTCCAACTCCGAAAGTTATAATTGACCAAGACTCTGATCCAGACGCTACTGTGGTGGAAATAACCTTCGGAGATCGCCTTGGTGCTCTTCTGGATACG ATGAATGCGCTTAAAAACCTCGGGCTGAATGTTGTTAAGGCTAATGTCTTTTTGGATTCTTCCGGGAAGCACAACACATTTGCCATCACTAAATC TAGTACTGGTAGAAAAGTTGATGACCCAGAGCTGCTGGAGGCCATTCGTTTGACAATCATAAACAATTTGCTTCAGTATCACCCG GAATCAAGTTCACAGTTAGCAATGGGAATTGCCTTTGGAGTAGAGCAACCAAAACAG GTTGATGTGGATATAGCAACCCATATAAAAGTCAAAGATGATGGTCCTGACCGAAG cttgtttttaGTGGAGACAGCTGATCGACCAGGATTACTGGTGGATCTTGTAAAGAATATCACTGACATTAACATTTCCGTTGAATCAGGAGAATTTGACACCGAG GGGTTGTTGGCCAAGGCAAAGTTTCATGTCAGCTACAAGGGTAAAGCCATCAGCAAGCCTCTGCAACTG GTTCTCGGTAACAGTTTGCGATATTTCTTGAGGCGACCAATGACCGAGGAAGCAAGTTTTTGA
- the LOC7486848 gene encoding ACT domain-containing protein ACR11 isoform X2, with protein sequence MQGTKKDGSQNETDAIPTPKVIIDQDSDPDATVVEITFGDRLGALLDTMNALKNLGLNVVKANVFLDSSGKHNTFAITKSSTGRKVDDPELLEAIRLTIINNLLQYHPESSSQLAMGIAFGVEQPKQVDVDIATHIKVKDDGPDRSLFLVETADRPGLLVDLVKNITDINISVESGEFDTEGLLAKAKFHVSYKGKAISKPLQLVLGNSLRYFLRRPMTEEASF encoded by the exons ATGCAAGGAACGAAGAAG GATGGAAGTCAAAATGAGACTGATGCAATTCCAACTCCGAAAGTTATAATTGACCAAGACTCTGATCCAGACGCTACTGTGGTGGAAATAACCTTCGGAGATCGCCTTGGTGCTCTTCTGGATACG ATGAATGCGCTTAAAAACCTCGGGCTGAATGTTGTTAAGGCTAATGTCTTTTTGGATTCTTCCGGGAAGCACAACACATTTGCCATCACTAAATC TAGTACTGGTAGAAAAGTTGATGACCCAGAGCTGCTGGAGGCCATTCGTTTGACAATCATAAACAATTTGCTTCAGTATCACCCG GAATCAAGTTCACAGTTAGCAATGGGAATTGCCTTTGGAGTAGAGCAACCAAAACAG GTTGATGTGGATATAGCAACCCATATAAAAGTCAAAGATGATGGTCCTGACCGAAG cttgtttttaGTGGAGACAGCTGATCGACCAGGATTACTGGTGGATCTTGTAAAGAATATCACTGACATTAACATTTCCGTTGAATCAGGAGAATTTGACACCGAG GGGTTGTTGGCCAAGGCAAAGTTTCATGTCAGCTACAAGGGTAAAGCCATCAGCAAGCCTCTGCAACTG GTTCTCGGTAACAGTTTGCGATATTTCTTGAGGCGACCAATGACCGAGGAAGCAAGTTTTTGA